A portion of the Gloeocapsa sp. PCC 73106 genome contains these proteins:
- a CDS encoding cysteine desulfurase family protein: protein MQIYLDYSATTKPCPEAIAKMEEIFQAQWGNPSSLHFWGNRAATVIEQARIQVAELINAPAEAIVFTSGGTEANNLALFGVAKRYSFPQHLIISSIEHPAVAEPARILQESGWQVTKLPVNQQGRINPLDLSSAIRPNTVLASVIYGQSEVGTIQPLAELAQIARNQGILFHTDAVQAAGRLAIDLEELPIDLLSLSSHKLYGPQGVGALYIRPGVRLKPHLLGGGQESGLRPGTQPVAIIGGFGEAAKIAKQELSQESQRLEKLRDRLYTHLTDCPYLIPTGDRIQRLPHHLSFILNPRLLSEKITGKTLVRQLNLAGIGISSGSACQSGKLNPSPVLLAMGYSPTEAIRGIRLTLGRDTVSADVDWTAMVIKQILERIKPQLLTV from the coding sequence ATGCAAATTTATCTAGATTATAGTGCCACAACCAAGCCCTGTCCCGAGGCGATCGCCAAAATGGAGGAAATATTCCAAGCACAATGGGGTAATCCTTCGAGTTTACATTTTTGGGGGAACAGAGCAGCAACAGTCATAGAACAAGCTAGAATCCAGGTAGCTGAATTAATTAATGCGCCAGCGGAAGCGATTGTTTTTACCTCTGGAGGAACTGAGGCGAACAATTTGGCTTTGTTTGGCGTGGCTAAACGGTATTCTTTTCCACAACATTTAATTATTTCTAGTATAGAACATCCCGCCGTAGCTGAACCCGCCAGAATACTGCAAGAATCGGGTTGGCAAGTAACGAAATTACCGGTAAATCAACAAGGTAGAATCAACCCCTTAGATTTAAGTAGCGCTATTCGACCCAATACGGTTTTAGCCTCGGTTATCTATGGACAAAGCGAAGTAGGAACGATACAACCACTAGCTGAATTGGCTCAAATTGCTCGTAACCAAGGGATTTTATTCCATACTGACGCGGTACAAGCTGCAGGACGTTTAGCTATCGATTTAGAAGAATTACCTATCGATTTACTGTCTCTTTCGAGTCATAAACTCTATGGTCCTCAAGGTGTGGGTGCTTTATATATCCGCCCTGGAGTGAGACTCAAACCCCATTTATTGGGGGGAGGACAAGAGTCAGGATTGCGCCCAGGAACTCAACCTGTGGCAATTATCGGGGGTTTTGGAGAAGCGGCAAAAATAGCGAAACAAGAATTATCTCAAGAATCTCAACGCTTAGAAAAGCTGCGCGATCGCCTCTACACCCATTTGACAGATTGTCCCTATCTCATCCCTACAGGAGATAGAATCCAGCGTTTACCCCATCACCTGAGTTTTATTCTCAATCCTCGCTTGTTGAGTGAAAAAATAACGGGAAAAACTCTGGTACGTCAATTAAATTTAGCCGGAATCGGCATTAGTTCGGGTTCGGCTTGTCAAAGTGGTAAACTAAACCCTAGTCCAGTTCTTTTAGCGATGGGCTATTCTCCTACCGAAGCGATCAGAGGCATTCGTCTGACTCTAGGAAGGGATACCGTTAGCGCAGATGTTGACTGGACAGCTATGGTTATTAAACAAATTCTAGAACGCATTAAGCCCCAATTACTAACGGTTTAA